One genomic region from Phaenicophaeus curvirostris isolate KB17595 chromosome 33, BPBGC_Pcur_1.0, whole genome shotgun sequence encodes:
- the LOC138732502 gene encoding olfactory receptor 14A16-like, translating to MSNSSSITQFLLLAFADTRELQLLHFWLFLGIYLASLLGNGLIITTIACDHHLHTPMYFFLLNLSVLDLGSISTTVPKSIANSFWDTWTISYMGCVAQVFFVVFLFTAEYFLLTVMSYDRYIAICKPLHYGTLLGTRASVHMAAAAWVAAFLYALLHTTNTFLLPLCQGNAVDQFFCEIPQILKLSCSHSYLREAGLLMVSVLVGFGCFVFIVVSYVQIFRAVLRIPLEQGQHKAFSTCLPHLAMVSLFVSTGAFAYLKPSSNSPPSLDIVLSVLYSVVPPALNPLIYSFRNQQLKGAVWNLISGWFSEAMICSSPPA from the coding sequence atgtccaacagcagctccatcacccagttcctcctcctggcattcgcagacacacgggagctgcagctcttgcacttctggctcttcctgggaaTCTACCTGGCATCTCTCctgggcaacggcctcatcatcaccaccatcgcctgtgaccaccacctccacacccccatgtacttctttcTCCTCAACCTGTCTGTTCTTGACCTGGGCTCCATCTCAACCACTGTCCCTAAATCCATTGCCAATTCCTTCTGGGACACCTGGACTATCTCCTACATGGGATGTGTTGCCCAAGTcttctttgtggttttcttatttactgctgaatattttcttctgactgtcatgtcctacgaccgctacattgccatctgcaaacccctgcactacgggaccctcctgggcaccagagcttctgtccacatggcagcagctgcctgggttGCTGCGTTTCTCTACGCTCTGCTGCACACGACTAATACATTtttgctgcccctctgccagggcaatgctgtggaccagttcttctgtgaaatcccacagatcctcaagctctcctgctcacactcctacctcAGGGAAGCTGGACTTCTTATGGTCAGTGTCTTAGTAGgatttggctgttttgttttcattgtggtgtcctatgtgcagatcttcagggctgtgctgaggatccccttggagcagggacagcacaaagccttttccacgtgcctccctcacctggccaTGGTCTCCCTGTTTGTCAGCACTGGAGCATTTGCTTATCTGAAACCCTCCTCCAACTCCCCTCCATCCCTAGACATTGTGTTGTCTGTTCTGTactcagtggtgcctccagcactgaaccccctcatctacagttttaggaaccagcagctcaagggtGCAGTGTGGAATCTGATATCTGGATGGTTCTCTGAAGCAATGATCTGTTCATCACCTCCTGCATAG